AGGATAATTCTGAGCATCACACATGATCAGTTGTTTTCCGCAACTTCCTCATTACGGTCCAGCACATCGCTATGATATCCTTCACTTCTCTCTTTTTCATACTGTCAGAACGAATTAAACCACTAGCCATGTCTTTTCCTAAAGGAAAAGAAATTCAAACATATGAAACACTGTTTATACGAGTCACTAATGTGTCTCTATGGTAAAGGgttaaatatcatatatatatatatatatatatatttatacacacacacacacacacaatatatatataatgctaaatATTATAATGGCAATAGTATAAATACGAACGGAACCtcgtttccactaaaaaaaaacactgtaaatattatgtacaaacttaaacatttgaaatatttttattatatgcacAAAGTTATTGATAATactttacaaaaaagaaagaaaaacaggaaCAAAAACCTATTTGCATTAAATACAAATGACGCGCTCCTGGGAGAGAAAGATGAAATTAATACTTGCTTACTTTACTACTTTTTTTCcctctatttttgtttttgaccTTCCATCTTCTCTTTAGTGTTTCTCAGTTCTCAAGTCCCAATGCTTTAATATTCGGTTGAATGCATCTCATTGTAGTTTCCACTAAATACTGATAAATACAAACAGCACCCTTTAGTTCCCATTATTGAACAACGGCCTCTGTAGCTACAATGTATCGGTGGTAAAATAATGTgtcatctttctctctcattctccatCTCTTCTCTCCAGTCATTTCGTCCTCCGTCTCAGGCACCGTAAACACTCTCATTACTGTATGTCATGTAAAGGAACAGGTCTTCCTCATGGTGCTCCTAAAAAAAGAGACAGAGGTGATACATCTAGATCAAAGCTGTTTTGAACATGAAAGAACACTGAAAAATGTGTCactctttccacaaaaatattaagtagcacaattttttttttaacattgagaataataagaaacgtcttgagcagcaaatctatTAGAATaatttgaaggatcatgtgacaatacattttaatatatgtgaccctggaccacaaaaccagtcataagtcgcACGTTTTATTGGTAGCAATGGCATAAACTACATTGTGttgcatcagaggaataaattaaatcAGCAGTAATGAAGAGGAAGGGTGCTTGAGTTACCTCATACACCGCAGACAGGGGGGAACTGGATGGAGGGAGGGAATTTTTTACGAAAAAGAAGAGTGCTTCTTCTGGTCTCATAGACACCCGTTGTCTGATCAGGAAGCAGAGCTGACCGACTGACGAAAAGAGGGAGGTTGTGGAGAGAAACTCAGTCAGATCAAAACTTAACGCTTTCGAAACGGTTTCATTTCTTTCTTCAAATGATGACAGGAATAGAGAAGTTTAGAGTTTGAAAAGGCCTTAATATCCCAGCATAAAATGATGCAATGCTTATGGAAAATCATAAGTTGAGTTGATTTTCTCTGTAAACCTACAGATGCTATTCAGGAGCATATATAAAATAAGAGTCGTCACCTGTGAGGTCTGAAGGAACAAGGAATTTCTTTTTGTCAAGTTCCGGAGCTCGTGACCTTGTGGCTCTCTCTACTATTATCTaaggagacaaacaaacaaataaatacccaAAATAATATTAGCTGAAATTCTGAAAATtttaattcagtcattattttccCACACTCTCATATTGtttcttttgtgaaacataaATGACGACATTCTGAGAATTTTAGTGTGGATAAAACAGAACTGAACAGTCACCaaagctgtttggttaccagcattcttcagaatGTGTTCCTTTATTTTCTGCAGAAGAATAAAGATCTTACAGATTTGggatgacatgagagtgagtgaataatcacttaattttcatttttggctgaagaAACCCTCTTAATAATGTATCAGAAGCgtgttattgtttgttattgtattttcCAACCGTGAGACTCACCGGGATTTTATCCGGATGTTTGGCGCGGACTCGCTCCCCTTCCGCTCTCCTGACCTCCAGAGGAACACTTCGCTGATACTGGCTAGACATCTGAGGGCCAAACACACATCgacataaaaatataacaaacaaatacatttcaggCTTACTCCTCATCATTTGTTATCATCATTTAAACATGGACAGAAACAAGCCCTGCCTGTCAGATATGCATATgatcattaataaaacatttattctcTAAATCAGTCAATCATATATTTTAGAGGTAACAATTATTTTTCAATCTCTCTAGGGCTTCTGCCTTCCTGCCATGGGCTCTTCTCTCCTTTGCCCTGAGTCCAGATGTTGTTGACATATACTTCTGCCATATGTCATAATCATTTTTAGAGGCCTGTGACAATACAAAGCTAACATAAGCAACTTTATAATAAagcatttttaataataactaGCTATAAAGATAGAAAAGACACAAAATTAATTAACCATCTGAATAAATGCACAACTTCAGAGCTTTTTAATGCCATTTTATCAAAGGTTGTGGAAAATGCTTCAATGTATTACTGTGGGACTAAGACTGACTGCAAtgcctgtttgttttgttttgttagttcACCCTCCCAACCACGCCTATTATATACCCTGCAGAAGAACatgaaataaaacacacatgcacatgaatcccatcagaaaataaaaattaaatgtggcATATggcattttttgcatttattccCACTTACTGTGACATCGAAATGGCTAAGTGTGCAAAAACCATGACAGAAAATTCACCGAGTACTGCAGCAGATCACGTGGGCCAAAAATGACTCTTACCTTTAGGGGTCTTTTTTCTGTTCTTCAAATAGCAGGTTTTACTGAGCGGAAGACCACTGGGTTGCGTGCGCTATATTCCTCGCAAACTTGTATTTGTGTATGTGCATTTCTTTTCTTGGACATGCGACATGGCACTTACATTAGTAAAGTTACTTGTATAAATACTATAGCATGTGAATATCGCAAGTATTCAGTTGCGTAATATCATAACTGAACAGTATTTTTGTAAGTGTTGTATGCATCTGAAACAGTTGAGAAGCCAATGGGTTTGTGATAGATGATAATGTTGCAAAGACACGTTCTAACAGGGAGTGCTGCATTGCGAAAACATGTCCTCCACAGCACTCCCCGATGCACAATTTCCACAAACTCAGCTTTTTATGATAAACAATAATCTGCTGTCGTCAGTCAGACAGTACATGATAATGTAAGATAACTGCGCCCATAACAACTGCTGCTGACGTTAGGCCGCGAGCTGACATGATGTGAACTGCTGTTCCGCAGAATCCTCGAGCATTAATGCGGGTGACCGCGGGCTTGGTGTTTGAACTTTTGATTCACCACAAATTCACGTTCGTTTCCAGGATGAAACTAGCCTTAGCCACAGTCGCTAACTGGGTTTACTGGTCGTTGTGGTAAGCACGAAACATACCTTGGATAGCTACTGATGGATTCGGGAAGAAGTGAAATACAACGCCCGTCTTCCCCACTTGAACGAATATAAGACGGCCGAATAAGCGCAGTAATATTGCTGATTTCCAAAACTCAACCACTTTATATATTACAAATCGCCTGCTACGTTAAAGATGTCGACTGGCCCACTTCTCCCACTAAAACATCAACAAATAATGTACCGCCTTATTCTGGGAACTGACCAATGGAATTTCTAAAGAGAATACTGACGTTATCGTCTAGCCATTTACAAAAGAGAGGAGGCggcatttaaatgtgtttactgtGCTTCTATTGGCCAGAGTGTTCTGTCACTCATTAGTTTGAGTCAGTGGAACCAATCAAAATAAAGGAGCTCTAGCGCCTCTGTGTTACGTGTCTGACGTGTCCTTATCTTGGCGAAACTAGTCCGGCGTATGGTTCTTGTAGAAAGCAAGCAACCCAGGACAGAGACAATACccttttataaagtttttttagTCTTGTAGTCCTGAATGCCCTATCAGCaaacaaatacatgaataaaaagaaaaagaaaaagttatgCTCTTTTGTTTAATTAAGAAGAAACATCAAACCCATCAACAATAAAGAGAAGAGTgtgcttcaataaaataattCAGTACATACAAACAGTAACGTTATATAGAATATTCTGCTAAGTGGAGTGAACTGATTTCAGTAATCATGTCATACATACCATGAGGCCTGTCTGGAATTTGCCAAGCTTTATGCAGTGACACAGCAGTGAAAACAGACTGACCCACAAAGGGAGGGACACAGGACATCCAGGCTGATACAGTGATACCCACGATAGTATCAAAGGGAAAGTTCTTCAATAATacttatgaatattaatgtgctgtatgtgtatatttcagtattttatacagttttatttactgttatatatTCTTGTGTGAACTATGAACCTTTGTT
The nucleotide sequence above comes from Carassius gibelio isolate Cgi1373 ecotype wild population from Czech Republic chromosome B16, carGib1.2-hapl.c, whole genome shotgun sequence. Encoded proteins:
- the zgc:92606 gene encoding gamma-aminobutyric acid receptor-associated protein-like 1 — protein: MSSQYQRSVPLEVRRAEGERVRAKHPDKIPIIVERATRSRAPELDKKKFLVPSDLTVGQLCFLIRQRVSMRPEEALFFFVKNSLPPSSSPLSAVYEEHHEEDLFLYMTYSNESVYGA